In one window of Macaca thibetana thibetana isolate TM-01 chromosome 5, ASM2454274v1, whole genome shotgun sequence DNA:
- the ENAM gene encoding enamelin: MFEQDFEKPKEEDPPKAESPGTEPTANSTVTETNSTQSNPKGSQGGNDTSPTGNSIPGPNTGNNPPAQNGIVPLPAVNTSGQGGPGSQIPWRPSQPNIRENHLNPNIRNFPSGRRWYPTGTAMGHRQNGPFYRNRQVQRGPQWNSFAWEGKQVVRPGNPVYHKVYPSISRGNYPNYAGNPANLRRKPQGPNKHPMGTNVAPVGPKHGPVVHNEKIQNPREKHLGPKEQIIVPTKNPTSPGRNSQQYEVNKSNYKLPHSEGYTPVPNFNSVDQHENSYYPREDSRKVPNSDGQTQSQILPKGMVLVPRRIPYESETNQPELKHSAYQPAVHPEEIPSAKEHFPAGRNTWDHQEISPPFKEHPGRQEEHLPHPSHGSRGRVFYPEYNPYDPRENSPYRRSNTWDERDDSPNTMGQKESSLYPINTPDHKETVPYNEEDPIDPTGDEVFPGQNRWGEELSFKGGPTVRHYEGEQYTSNQPKEYPPYSLDNPSKPREDFYYSEFYPWNPDENFPSYNTAPTMSPPTESRGYYVNNAVRPEESNLFPSWNSWDHRIQAHGQKERRPYFNRNIWDQATHLQKAPARPPDQKGNQPYSSNTPVGLQKNPMWHEGEDLNYGMQMTRMNSPEREHSSFPDFIPQSYPSGQKEAHLFHLSQRGSCCTGSSTGPKDNPLALQDYTPSYGLAPGENQDTSPLYTEGSHSKHTRHIISPTSTLPGQRNSSEKMENENPFRDDVSTLRRNTPCSINNQLGQKGIMPFPEVGSLQAKNTPCLKNDLGGDGNNILEQIFEDNQLNERTVDLTPEQLVIGTPDEGSNPEGIQSQVQENESERQQQRPSNILHLPCFGSKLAKHHSSSTGTPSSNGRQSPFDGDSIMPTENPNTLVELATGEQFKSTNADPLDAGERSPFEFLQRGTNAEDQVQDCLLLQA, from the coding sequence ATGTTTGAACAAGATTTTGAAAAACCCAAAGAAGAAGATCCTCCTAAAGCAGAAAGTCCAGGCACAGAACCCACAGCTAATTCAACAGTTACTGAGACGAATTCTACCCAATCAAATCCTAAAGGGAGTCAGGGTGGAAATGACACCAGCCCCACAGGAAACAGTATCCCAGGACCGAACACTGGGAACAACCCTCCAGCTCAAAATGGGATTGTCCCACTCCCTGCAGTCAACacttcaggccagggagggccaGGAAGTCAAATCCCATGGAGACCAAGTCAGCCAAATATTCGTGAAAATCATCTAAATCCTAATATAAGAAATTTTCCTTCAGGAAGACGGTGGTATCCCACTGGTACTGCCATGGGGCACAGACAGAATGGGCCTTTTTACAGAAATCGACAAGTTCAAAGGGGTCCTCAGTGGAACTCCTTCGCTTGGGAAGGTAAACAAGTAGTTCGTCCAGGAAATCCAGTTTATCACAAAGTTTACCCTTCTATTTCAAGAGGCAATTATCCCAATTATGCAGGAAATCCAGCAAATCTCAGAAGAAAGCCTCAGGGGCCAAATAAACACCCTATGGGAACTAATGTTGCCCCAGTTGGTCCCAAACATGGCCCTGTTGTTCAcaatgaaaaaatccaaaatccaaggGAGAAGCACCTGGGTccaaaagaacaaataatagTTCCTACAAAGAATCCAACCAGCCCCGGGAGAAACTCTCAACAGTATGAAGTtaataaatcaaattataaacTGCCTCACTCTGAGGGTTATACACCAGTCCCAAATTTTAATTCTGTTGATCAACATGAAAACTCCTATTACCCAAGGGAAGATTCCAGAAAAGTACCAAATTCTGATGGACAAACCCAAAGCCAGATTTTGCCCAAAGGGATGGTTTTAGTGCCAAGAAGGATCCCATATGAATCAGAAACTAATCAGCCAGAATTAAAGCACAGTGCATATCAGCCTGCTGTACACCCTGAGGAAATCCCTTCTGCAAAAGAACATTTTCCTGCTGGAAGAAATACTTGGGACCACCAAGAAATCTCTCCACCTTTTAAGGAACATCCTGGGAGGCAAGAAGAACATTTACCCCATCCTTCCCATGGTTCTAGAGGAAGGGTTTTCTACCCTGAATATAACCCCTATGATCCCAGGGAAAACTCACCATACCGTAGAAGCAATACATGGGATGAGAGAGATGATTCTCCCAATACTATGGGGCAAAAAGAAAGTTCACTCTACCCCATAAATACCCCAGACCACAAGGAGACAGTCCCTTATAATGAAGAAGACCCAATTGATCCAACTGGAGATGAAGTCTTTCCTGGACAAAATAGATGGGGTGAAGAGTTGAGCTTCAAAGGGGGCCCAACAGTTAGGCACTATGAAGGTGAACAATATACCTCAAATCAGCCAAAGGAATATCCTCCCTATTCTTTAGACAATCCATCAAAACCAAGGGAGGATTTTTATTATAGTGAATTCTACCCATGGAACCCGGATGAGAATTTTCCATCATATAATACAGCTCCTACTATGTCACCACCTACAGAGAGCAGGGGTTACTATGTTAATAATGCCGTTAGACCAGAAGAAAGCAATCTATTTCCTTCATGGAATTCCTGGGACCACAGGATACAAGCCCAcggtcagaaagaaagaaggccatattttaacagaaatatcTGGGATCAGGCAACACATTTACAAAAAGCCCCAGCTAGGCCACCAGACCAGAAAGGTAACCAGCCCTATTCCAGTAACACTCCAGTTGGGCTTCAGAAAAATCCAATGTGGCATGAAGGTGAGGATTTGAACTATGGCATGCAAATGACTAGGATGAATTCTCCAGAGAGAGAACATTCATCTTTCCCTGACTTCATCCCACAAAGTTACCCATCAGGTCAAAAAGAGGCACATTTATTTCACCTAAGCCAGAGAGGCTCTTGCTGTACTGGTAGCTCCACAGGACCCAAGGACAATCCACTAGCTCTACAAGACTACACTCCATCCTATGGTCTTGCACCTGGGGAGAACCAAGACACCAGTCCTCTGTATACAGAAGGTAGTCATAGCAAGCACACAAGACATATCATCTCCCCAACAAGCACCCTACCAGGCCAAAGAAACAGCTCAGAGAAGATGGAAAATGAAAACCCTTTTAGAGATGATGTGTCCACTCTGAGGAGGAACACACCATGTTCTATAAATAATCAACTGGGCCAAAAGGGAATTATGCCATTTCCTGAAGTCGGTTCCCTTCAAGCAAAGAatacaccttgtctcaaaaatgatCTTGGAGGAGATGGGAACAACATTCTGGAACAAATTTTTGAAGACAACCAGCTCAATGAAAGAACTGTTGACCTTACTCCTGAGCAGCTTGTTATTGGTACACCTGATGAAGGCTCCAATCCAGAAGGCATCCAAAGTCAAGTCCAAGAAAATGAGAGTGAGAGACAGCAACAAAGACCATCTAACATCCTGCATTTGCCATGCTTTGGCTCCAAATTAGCAAAGCATCACTCTTCCAGCACTGGAACTCCATCTAGCAATGGAAGGCAAAGCCCATTTGATGGGGATTCAATTATGCCTACTGAAAATCCTAACACATTGGTTGAGTTAGCTACTGGGGAACAATTTAAGAGTACAAATGCAGACCCACTTGATGCAGGTGAACGCAGTCCATTTGAATTCCTTCAAAGAGGGACCAATGCAGAGGACCAGGTACAAGACTGCTTACTACTTCAGGCCTAA